A single genomic interval of Festucalex cinctus isolate MCC-2025b chromosome 16, RoL_Fcin_1.0, whole genome shotgun sequence harbors:
- the rps16 gene encoding small ribosomal subunit protein uS9: MPAKGPLQSVQVFGRKKTATAVAHCKRGNGLIKVNGRPLEMVEPATLQYKLLEPVLLLGKERFAGVDIRVRVKGGGHVAQVYAIRQAISKSLVAYYQKYVDEASKKEIKDILIQYDRTLLVADPRRCESKKFGGPGARARYQKSYR, encoded by the exons ATGCCAGCGAAAGGTCCCTTGCAATCTGTCCAGGTTTTTGGACGTAAA AAAACTGCCACTGCAGTCGCCCACTGCAAGAGAGGCAATGGCCTGATTAAAGTGAACGGCAGACCCCTGGAAATGGTAGAGCCTGCCACCCTCCAGTACAAG CTTTTGGAGCCCGTGTTGCTCCTGGGCAAGGAGCGTTTTGCTGGAGTTGACATCAGAGTCCGAGTGAAGGGAGGCGGACATGTGGCACAGGTTTATG CCATCCGTCAGGCCATCTCCAAATCACTGGTGGCGTATTATCAGAAGT ATGTGGACGAGGCCTCCAAGAAGGAGATCAAGGACATCCTGATCCAGTACGACAGGACCCTGTTGGTCGCCGACCCGCGCCGCTGCGAGTCCAAGAAATTTGGTGGACCCGGAGCCCGCGCCCGCTACCAGAAGTCCTACCGTTAA